A DNA window from Paenibacillus segetis contains the following coding sequences:
- the nagA gene encoding N-acetylglucosamine-6-phosphate deacetylase, with the protein MQHKVTRIYNADILTPEGWIKNGSLLIENGKISKIMDSVTSLEDESNAQVSVDAHGRLLLPGFIDIHVHGGGGYDAMLGNTEHVHGMCRFHASNGTTSLLATTLTATHEEIISALDSIATAMKEEREPDGANLLGAHLEGPFLNPSRCGAQNPADLREPSIEEFDAFWSASQGTIKLMTIAPELNHAEEVIRHAVDKDVVISLGHTDADYETMKRATEWGAKQVTHLFNGMRPLHHREPGAAGGSLMLDQLAVEMICDGIHVHPSLIKWAFDIKPEGKVLLITDSMCAAGLSDGEYVLGKLPVIMKQGKVYLKQEDGTEGGLAGSSLTMIEALANAVKFTGMDIADLVPALTIYPATQIGVQDTKGTIELGKDADLIIVNEQFKVCQTFVQGSRVFDCES; encoded by the coding sequence ATGCAGCATAAAGTGACACGAATTTATAACGCAGACATTTTAACGCCTGAGGGCTGGATTAAGAACGGTAGCTTACTTATTGAAAATGGCAAGATCTCGAAAATTATGGATTCTGTAACTTCTTTAGAAGACGAGAGTAACGCACAGGTGAGTGTGGATGCTCACGGTAGGCTTCTGCTACCGGGATTTATTGATATTCATGTTCATGGCGGTGGTGGTTACGATGCCATGTTGGGAAATACGGAGCATGTCCACGGCATGTGCCGATTTCATGCATCCAATGGAACAACTTCTTTATTAGCAACGACACTTACTGCGACACATGAGGAGATTATCTCCGCGCTGGATAGTATTGCTACAGCGATGAAGGAAGAGCGTGAACCTGATGGGGCGAATTTGTTAGGCGCTCACTTAGAAGGTCCTTTTCTGAATCCATCAAGATGTGGAGCACAGAATCCTGCCGATCTTCGTGAGCCTTCTATTGAAGAATTCGATGCCTTCTGGTCAGCTTCGCAAGGAACGATCAAGTTAATGACGATTGCTCCTGAATTGAATCATGCGGAAGAAGTTATCCGTCATGCCGTGGATAAGGACGTCGTTATTTCCTTAGGCCATACCGATGCTGATTACGAAACGATGAAGAGGGCAACGGAGTGGGGAGCTAAACAAGTCACCCATCTGTTCAATGGAATGAGGCCGTTACATCATAGAGAACCAGGTGCGGCCGGTGGCTCTCTCATGTTGGATCAGTTAGCGGTTGAAATGATTTGCGACGGCATTCATGTACATCCTAGTCTGATCAAATGGGCTTTTGACATAAAGCCGGAGGGAAAAGTTCTTCTGATTACAGATAGCATGTGTGCGGCGGGCCTATCCGACGGGGAATATGTGCTTGGTAAACTGCCTGTCATCATGAAACAAGGCAAAGTCTATTTGAAGCAAGAAGACGGAACGGAAGGTGGCTTAGCCGGTAGTTCGCTGACGATGATCGAGGCTTTGGCTAACGCCGTGAAGTTCACAGGAATGGACATCGCTGATCTTGTTCCCGCGCTAACGATTTATCCTGCTACACAAATCGGCGTTCAAGACACGAAGGGAACCATTGAGCTGGGTAAGGATGCCGATCTTATTATTGTGAACGAGCAGTTTAAAGTATGCCAAACATTTGTGCAGGGCAGTAGGGTTTTTGATTGTGAGTCCTAA
- a CDS encoding SPFH domain-containing protein has translation MGLFSFIKGQFIEVIEWNDTTGSVVYKFPVYDNAIKMGAQLIVRESQAAIFVNEGVIADIFGPGRHTLSTQNMPVLTGLKSWKYGFNSPFKADVYFVSTAIFTDQKWGTTNPVIMRDPEFGMIRLRGFGNYSFRVNDPALFMRGIFGTNESFSADNLNSFFKTLIVSTISDILAESKIPVADLAASYQELSHQAGMRLNQSFNDIGLLLVGFVIENLSLPEEVEKMIDRKSSMNIAGNLDQYMKYQAAEAIREAANNPDNGIAGAGAGMGAAMAMGQMFTGVMNNSNSNANPNPPAPQAAPSPATPPLAGTVACKHCGHPNQAGAKFCSDCGTPSAVVSYCSQCGSEQAPNSKFCSVCGTKQ, from the coding sequence TTGGGACTTTTTTCATTTATTAAGGGACAATTTATTGAAGTCATTGAATGGAATGATACAACAGGCTCGGTAGTATATAAATTTCCAGTGTATGATAATGCCATCAAAATGGGTGCACAGCTCATCGTTCGTGAGTCACAGGCAGCTATTTTTGTGAATGAGGGTGTCATTGCCGACATCTTTGGCCCAGGCCGTCATACACTCAGTACGCAAAATATGCCTGTGCTTACAGGCTTGAAATCATGGAAATATGGCTTCAACTCGCCGTTTAAGGCAGATGTCTATTTCGTAAGTACCGCGATCTTCACCGATCAGAAGTGGGGAACGACCAATCCTGTCATTATGCGTGACCCTGAATTCGGGATGATCCGTCTACGTGGCTTTGGTAATTATTCATTTAGAGTTAATGATCCAGCATTGTTCATGCGGGGGATCTTTGGGACGAATGAAAGCTTTAGCGCGGATAACCTCAATAGTTTTTTCAAGACACTTATTGTCTCTACCATTAGCGATATATTAGCTGAATCCAAAATTCCTGTAGCTGATCTTGCGGCAAGCTACCAAGAACTCAGCCATCAAGCAGGTATGCGACTTAACCAAAGCTTTAATGATATCGGATTATTACTTGTCGGTTTTGTGATCGAGAATTTATCCTTACCAGAAGAAGTAGAGAAGATGATCGATCGTAAATCCTCCATGAACATCGCTGGTAATCTCGATCAATACATGAAGTATCAAGCAGCCGAAGCGATTCGTGAAGCAGCGAATAATCCCGATAATGGAATTGCGGGAGCAGGAGCAGGTATGGGGGCTGCGATGGCTATGGGGCAAATGTTCACTGGGGTAATGAATAACTCAAACTCCAACGCCAATCCCAATCCCCCAGCCCCACAAGCAGCTCCATCTCCGGCGACTCCACCTCTGGCTGGGACTGTGGCTTGTAAACACTGTGGTCACCCGAATCAAGCAGGGGCTAAATTTTGCTCCGATTGCGGTACACCTAGTGCAGTAGTAAGTTACTGCTCGCAGTGTGGTTCGGAGCAAGCTCCAAATAGTAAATTTTGTTCTGTCTGTGGGACTAAACAATAA
- the pfkB gene encoding 1-phosphofructokinase: protein MYRQSKRCEMITTVTLNAAIDKTYYVSQFGPGHVHRVSRQIAEPGGKGINVAKVISLLGGKVAATGFIAGSSGSFIENSLMDRGIQTSFVRVPGESRVCLNIIDESNGSSTELLEQGPSVDQVAVKDIKETVHRLALQSSIVVLSGSLPPGAPAQLYADLIDIVKSTHARVFLDTSGAALNSGLQAQPYFVKPNEHELAAFLGRDQLAPTEWAEAAHKLAAEGIAQVCVTLGSRGSIAIIDGEGYHITPPTIQAVNTVGCGDSFVAGMAYAEERGDSPAEKLRIASAVAAANAMSDKAGHFDYALFQDYVKQVQVAAL from the coding sequence ATGTATCGGCAAAGCAAGCGATGTGAAATGATTACAACGGTTACGCTTAATGCGGCCATCGATAAAACGTACTATGTAAGTCAGTTCGGGCCGGGACACGTGCATCGCGTCTCCCGGCAAATTGCCGAACCCGGTGGCAAAGGGATTAATGTCGCTAAAGTCATCTCGCTTCTTGGTGGTAAGGTAGCAGCGACTGGATTTATCGCAGGTAGTAGTGGCTCATTTATTGAGAATAGTCTGATGGACAGGGGGATTCAAACCTCCTTTGTTCGTGTACCTGGAGAATCACGTGTTTGCTTAAATATTATCGATGAGTCAAATGGAAGCTCAACAGAGTTACTTGAACAGGGTCCGTCTGTCGACCAAGTAGCAGTGAAGGACATCAAAGAAACGGTACACAGACTTGCACTGCAATCGAGTATTGTCGTCCTATCCGGTAGCCTGCCTCCAGGTGCACCTGCCCAATTGTATGCTGATCTTATCGACATCGTGAAGTCAACTCATGCACGCGTATTCCTGGATACAAGCGGAGCGGCCCTGAATAGTGGACTACAAGCTCAGCCTTATTTTGTTAAGCCAAATGAACATGAATTAGCTGCATTCCTAGGACGAGATCAACTAGCCCCAACCGAGTGGGCTGAGGCAGCGCACAAACTAGCAGCAGAGGGAATAGCTCAAGTGTGCGTCACTCTAGGTAGCCGTGGATCGATTGCTATTATTGATGGTGAAGGATATCATATCACTCCACCAACCATTCAGGCTGTAAATACAGTTGGCTGTGGTGATTCATTTGTTGCAGGTATGGCCTATGCCGAAGAGCGTGGAGACTCTCCCGCTGAGAAGCTGCGCATAGCTTCAGCCGTCGCGGCTGCCAATGCCATGTCAGATAAAGCAGGTCATTTCGATTATGCGCTTTTCCAAGATTACGTTAAACAAGTACAAGTCGCAGCCCTATAA
- the fba gene encoding class II fructose-1,6-bisphosphate aldolase, with the protein MSLISSTEMLQIARKNKYAVGAFNVHTLEMLQAVVEAAVETNSPLIIQSTVGTVKHLGPDYIAAAAKVAADRTGLPIALHLDHCTDFDTIVQCIRAGYTSVMIDASMFAFEENVERTLKVMELARAVGVNVEAELGKVGGVEDDIVVADHEAMLADPEDCKLFVERTGVLTLAPAIGTAHGIYKGEPNIDFDRIAKIAETVDVPLVLHGGSGIPAEQVKKAVALGMSKMNVATELRIAFSNAIKDVFAANPEENDPRKYMVPAKEAVKRLAIEKMELCGCIGKASDVK; encoded by the coding sequence ATGTCACTTATTTCATCTACTGAAATGCTGCAAATTGCCCGTAAAAACAAATACGCTGTGGGTGCTTTCAACGTTCATACCTTGGAAATGCTGCAAGCGGTTGTTGAAGCTGCGGTTGAAACGAATTCCCCGCTTATCATTCAATCTACTGTTGGAACAGTTAAGCACTTAGGTCCAGACTATATCGCAGCAGCTGCTAAGGTTGCGGCTGATCGTACAGGGCTTCCAATCGCTTTGCATTTGGATCACTGCACAGATTTCGATACAATTGTTCAATGTATCCGCGCAGGATATACTTCGGTGATGATCGACGCATCTATGTTTGCATTTGAAGAAAATGTGGAACGTACGCTTAAAGTTATGGAACTTGCTCGTGCCGTAGGTGTTAACGTAGAAGCTGAGCTTGGTAAGGTAGGCGGTGTTGAGGATGATATCGTCGTGGCTGATCACGAAGCGATGCTCGCTGACCCAGAGGATTGCAAATTGTTCGTTGAGCGTACAGGTGTACTTACACTTGCACCAGCAATCGGTACAGCTCATGGTATTTATAAAGGCGAGCCAAACATTGACTTCGATCGTATCGCAAAAATTGCTGAGACCGTTGATGTTCCATTAGTTCTGCATGGTGGATCAGGAATTCCAGCTGAGCAGGTGAAAAAAGCAGTTGCTCTAGGTATGTCCAAAATGAACGTTGCTACGGAATTACGTATCGCGTTCTCGAATGCGATTAAAGACGTATTTGCTGCCAATCCGGAAGAGAATGACCCACGTAAATATATGGTTCCTGCCAAAGAAGCTGTGAAGCGTCTGGCGATTGAAAAAATGGAGCTTTGTGGATGTATCGGCAAAGCAAGCGATGTGAAATGA
- a CDS encoding SIS domain-containing protein: protein MSLTYSEIKQQYTALQQTYDYMLSKRQEIVTFVQSQSITSVTFVGCGSSYCLSESAAFSTRLRAGLPASALAGGDLMLNPERYQALLENTLLVAPSRSGSTSEVVEALRLLQTGKPMAVMTLSCVTDSPLSKQANLSLELPWAFDSSVCQTRTVTNLYVANLMLTAFIGNDEVVIADIQKAIHQGEAYMARVENDIRKAADFAWTNAVVLADGELQGLASEGAIALTEIAKVQAHSYHLLDVRHGPMVTVGPDTLVIAAITGNGTDHQRNLMRDIKGRGAKIIAFADHADAVATEHVDLAVISDNTLDVAVQGIPFIFIPQIVALTSADRQGINPDQPDGLVAWVKL from the coding sequence ATGAGCTTAACTTATAGCGAAATTAAGCAACAATATACGGCTTTACAACAAACCTATGATTACATGCTATCTAAAAGACAAGAAATCGTTACCTTTGTACAATCACAATCCATCACTTCCGTTACCTTTGTTGGCTGCGGATCAAGCTACTGTCTAAGTGAATCTGCTGCGTTCTCCACACGATTGCGTGCAGGACTCCCAGCAAGCGCATTGGCTGGTGGCGATCTCATGCTTAACCCAGAACGGTACCAAGCTTTATTAGAGAACACTTTATTGGTAGCGCCATCGCGCTCTGGTAGCACAAGTGAAGTCGTTGAAGCACTTCGACTGCTTCAAACTGGTAAACCTATGGCTGTAATGACACTTTCTTGTGTAACGGATTCTCCACTGTCCAAACAGGCGAATCTATCACTTGAACTACCTTGGGCATTTGATAGTAGCGTCTGCCAGACTCGTACCGTAACCAATCTTTATGTAGCTAATCTGATGTTGACTGCTTTCATTGGTAACGATGAAGTCGTTATTGCTGATATCCAAAAAGCGATTCATCAAGGCGAAGCTTACATGGCACGTGTTGAAAATGACATTCGCAAAGCAGCCGATTTCGCCTGGACGAATGCCGTTGTGCTTGCTGATGGTGAACTTCAAGGCCTCGCTTCTGAGGGCGCTATCGCTTTGACTGAGATTGCTAAAGTTCAAGCACATTCCTACCATCTGCTCGATGTTCGTCATGGTCCGATGGTCACTGTTGGACCGGACACACTTGTGATCGCAGCGATCACCGGTAATGGAACTGACCATCAACGCAACCTGATGCGTGATATTAAAGGCAGAGGCGCGAAGATCATTGCTTTCGCTGATCACGCTGACGCAGTAGCGACAGAACACGTTGATCTTGCGGTTATCTCCGACAACACATTGGATGTTGCCGTACAAGGTATTCCATTTATCTTCATCCCGCAAATCGTCGCTTTGACTAGTGCTGATCGCCAAGGTATTAACCCTGACCAACCCGATGGTTTGGTTGCTTGGGTCAAACTATAA
- a CDS encoding ABC transporter ATP-binding protein, whose translation MNILNIRGLTKKFGDFIAVDNISLTIQEGEIFGFLGANGAGKSTTINMVSSLLSPSSGEIQILDKDITKHSRFAKLNIGIVPQDLAIYEDLTAYENVSFFAGLYGLRGSKLKERTLEALEFVGLSDKVKNYPKNFSGGMKRRLNIACAIAHKPKLIIMDEPTVGIDPQSRNYILASVRKLNESGCTIIYTSHYMEEVEEICSRIAIIDHGKIIAEGTKEQLKATITDVKDIRIEMKSSVGMEGERLKTIPGIRNVTQDENVIRVQSDAVVDNLNRILKKLMEEGMEIRAVEEQEPNLETVFLTLTGRNLRD comes from the coding sequence ATGAATATATTGAATATTCGCGGGCTTACGAAGAAATTCGGTGATTTCATCGCTGTCGATAATATATCACTCACGATTCAGGAGGGCGAAATCTTTGGATTTCTTGGTGCGAATGGTGCTGGTAAAAGTACGACAATTAACATGGTGTCATCACTGCTAAGCCCATCGAGTGGAGAGATTCAAATTCTTGATAAAGATATTACGAAGCACAGTCGTTTTGCGAAGCTTAATATAGGAATCGTGCCACAGGATCTGGCGATTTACGAGGATTTGACAGCTTATGAGAATGTAAGCTTTTTTGCCGGACTATATGGATTGAGGGGATCCAAGTTGAAGGAGAGAACGCTAGAGGCACTTGAGTTCGTTGGCCTTAGCGATAAGGTGAAGAACTATCCGAAGAACTTCTCGGGAGGGATGAAGCGTCGGCTTAACATTGCCTGTGCCATTGCCCATAAGCCAAAACTCATCATCATGGATGAACCAACAGTAGGTATTGATCCGCAGTCACGGAATTATATTCTGGCCTCCGTTCGAAAGCTCAATGAGAGTGGATGCACGATTATTTATACAAGTCATTACATGGAGGAAGTAGAAGAGATCTGCTCACGTATTGCTATTATTGACCATGGCAAGATCATCGCCGAAGGAACGAAAGAACAGCTCAAAGCGACCATCACGGATGTGAAGGATATCCGTATAGAGATGAAGTCATCTGTAGGAATGGAAGGTGAGCGATTAAAGACCATTCCAGGCATCCGAAACGTGACACAAGATGAGAATGTGATTCGAGTCCAAAGTGATGCAGTCGTGGATAATTTAAACCGGATACTGAAAAAGCTGATGGAGGAAGGCATGGAGATTAGGGCGGTTGAAGAACAGGAGCCTAATCTGGAAACCGTGTTCCTGACGCTCACAGGTCGTAATTTGCGGGATTAA
- a CDS encoding ABC transporter permease, which yields MWNELWFLVTSTLRTTFRKRSALILYFGLPIAGVLLSMFLYGSQGSRELTVGVVNGDGSQQIAVDTIGFVQGLDNVKLVNVTKSELEQQLAASKLDSGLVIDSGYSESVLMGNPNHIAIESVKGATVTSYMKSMLYGYIDNVTSISKIAGGDAAKFKELYDRYQGADFKITTRAVNDTSTTKEMSYQSIGFLIMFMMMSAVNLSELMLKNRENRTYFRVLSSPVHARTYLLSNIIVNLIVIIAQIVVTLFIMRYVFNLDPGVPIHEMIGLLTLFALVSVSISLAIVSFAKSSAGSGAMENLIIVPTCLLSGCFFSMSIMPEPLQRIAQFLPQSWVLESINKLQSGESLSSIWFNLVVILAFAVVFFLIAAYKIGRNNDTRNFV from the coding sequence ATGTGGAATGAACTATGGTTTCTGGTCACAAGCACACTGCGGACCACATTTCGTAAACGTTCCGCTCTGATATTGTATTTTGGCCTTCCGATAGCGGGAGTTCTACTATCCATGTTCCTTTATGGATCTCAAGGATCGAGAGAGCTCACAGTGGGAGTTGTTAATGGGGATGGGAGTCAGCAGATCGCAGTAGATACCATCGGTTTTGTGCAGGGTCTGGATAATGTAAAGCTTGTGAATGTTACCAAGAGTGAATTGGAGCAACAGTTAGCCGCGAGTAAGCTTGACAGTGGCCTAGTGATTGATTCGGGTTACTCGGAAAGCGTACTTATGGGTAATCCTAACCATATTGCCATCGAGTCGGTGAAAGGCGCTACGGTAACGTCTTATATGAAATCTATGTTGTATGGATATATAGATAATGTTACTTCCATTAGTAAAATAGCCGGAGGAGATGCAGCAAAATTTAAAGAGTTATACGATCGTTACCAGGGAGCAGATTTTAAGATAACTACTCGAGCTGTGAATGATACCTCCACTACAAAGGAAATGAGCTATCAATCCATTGGTTTTCTCATCATGTTCATGATGATGTCTGCAGTGAATTTATCGGAGCTAATGCTCAAAAATCGCGAGAATCGGACGTACTTCCGTGTTTTATCTTCTCCCGTCCACGCAAGGACGTATTTGCTTTCCAATATTATCGTGAATTTGATCGTCATCATTGCTCAGATTGTCGTTACCTTGTTCATCATGCGATATGTATTTAATCTGGACCCGGGTGTTCCGATACATGAGATGATTGGCTTACTAACTCTATTCGCACTTGTATCCGTCAGTATCTCTCTTGCTATCGTTTCTTTTGCTAAAAGCTCGGCTGGTTCAGGAGCGATGGAGAATCTGATCATCGTACCGACTTGCCTCCTCTCTGGGTGTTTCTTCTCTATGAGTATTATGCCGGAGCCCCTTCAACGAATTGCTCAATTCCTGCCGCAAAGCTGGGTATTGGAATCGATCAACAAACTGCAGTCTGGAGAGAGCCTCAGCAGTATATGGTTTAATCTCGTGGTTATACTTGCCTTTGCCGTTGTCTTCTTTCTAATTGCGGCTTATAAGATAGGCCGAAATAATGATACAAGAAATTTTGTGTAG
- a CDS encoding ROK family protein, which yields MKYAAGVDVGGTNIECGLLDELGNVLFKRKYPTSPERGAGAILESIAVTLEQLREEAGIAAEDLEVIGLGIPGLVDPEAGVSVRAVNLNWNQVPVAAKLRELTGKPVFIDNDVRLYIYGEAIAGAGRGHDFVYGVTIGTGLAAAFVQRGEIHHGHRFMAGEIGHVPLDHVDFKCGCGQIGCLETIVSATGIAKQARTRIEQGEASLLTEWFADVNDIRSSDVSRACQEGDELSRDVLAQTGRELGRALAWVVPTLSPDVIVIGGGGALAGEYIFEPMKEELNNRILQDYRNHFAIKSAELNDNAGIIGSALWALHRNKQG from the coding sequence TTGAAATATGCAGCTGGCGTTGATGTTGGTGGTACAAATATTGAATGCGGCTTATTAGATGAACTCGGTAATGTCCTATTTAAACGGAAATACCCGACCTCCCCTGAAAGAGGCGCGGGGGCTATTTTGGAGAGTATCGCTGTGACACTTGAACAGCTTAGGGAAGAAGCCGGAATTGCTGCTGAAGATCTAGAAGTCATAGGTTTAGGCATTCCGGGGCTCGTTGATCCCGAGGCAGGTGTTAGCGTCCGGGCAGTTAATCTGAACTGGAATCAGGTTCCAGTGGCGGCTAAGCTCAGAGAACTTACTGGTAAGCCGGTCTTTATTGATAACGATGTACGACTGTATATATATGGCGAAGCGATTGCAGGTGCTGGCCGCGGACATGATTTTGTGTACGGCGTTACGATCGGCACGGGGCTAGCAGCAGCGTTTGTACAACGTGGAGAGATACATCATGGACATCGCTTCATGGCAGGCGAGATCGGACATGTACCACTCGATCATGTGGACTTTAAATGTGGCTGCGGTCAAATTGGTTGTCTCGAAACGATCGTCTCTGCGACCGGGATCGCCAAGCAAGCTCGGACCCGCATCGAACAAGGCGAAGCAAGCTTGCTTACGGAGTGGTTTGCAGATGTAAACGATATTCGCTCTAGCGATGTATCCCGTGCATGTCAGGAAGGCGATGAGTTGTCACGTGATGTCCTTGCACAAACGGGACGTGAACTTGGACGTGCACTCGCATGGGTCGTTCCGACACTTTCACCTGATGTCATTGTGATTGGTGGAGGGGGCGCATTAGCCGGCGAATATATTTTTGAACCGATGAAAGAAGAATTAAATAATCGAATACTGCAGGATTATCGCAATCATTTTGCTATCAAAAGTGCAGAGTTAAATGACAATGCAGGGATCATCGGTAGTGCGCTTTGGGCATTACATCGAAATAAACAAGGTTAA
- a CDS encoding sensor histidine kinase, with the protein MELWTVGNKTIVLFFAIIASYFSVTEPDLWLVLFFLIYLALNLVLHIVKPSMIKQGMILLIIIYLISCSIYGHPYFALLLPLSFYELASFYARSNGYLFCAMLIPALFMRNTMLILYSFVTLLSFFNYIMVRKYMARVSKQDDEMERMRKDGQRLVKRLNENQEFLKVSEYMVKLEERNRLAQELHDGIGHSMTGSLIQMEAAKRLMHNDPQTAEMLLQNAIGISKEGIEEIRLTLKNNKPPMEQLGLSRLKTAVEAFGGKTGLMTTVVHEGDIEVITPLQWRIIYENVNESLTNAAKYAKASAVHIEIKVLNHFIKAVVSDNGQGTPKIVKGLGLVGMEERAAAVNGTIIADGSNGFSVTTLIPYGT; encoded by the coding sequence ATGGAACTATGGACTGTTGGCAATAAGACAATTGTATTGTTCTTCGCTATCATTGCTTCCTATTTCTCAGTTACAGAACCGGACCTCTGGCTAGTACTCTTCTTTCTTATTTATTTGGCACTTAATTTAGTCTTACATATTGTAAAACCAAGCATGATCAAGCAGGGAATGATCTTGCTCATTATCATTTATCTGATCAGTTGCAGCATTTATGGTCATCCGTATTTTGCACTACTACTCCCACTTAGTTTCTATGAGCTGGCATCCTTTTATGCCCGCAGTAATGGATATCTATTTTGTGCTATGTTGATACCGGCGTTGTTCATGAGAAATACCATGCTCATCCTCTATAGCTTTGTCACGCTGCTGAGTTTTTTTAATTACATCATGGTACGGAAATATATGGCGAGAGTGAGCAAGCAGGATGATGAGATGGAGCGTATGCGTAAAGACGGACAACGTCTTGTGAAGAGACTGAATGAAAATCAAGAATTTCTTAAGGTATCCGAATATATGGTCAAGCTTGAGGAGCGGAATCGATTGGCTCAGGAACTTCACGATGGTATCGGACATTCAATGACAGGTTCCCTTATCCAAATGGAGGCTGCCAAGCGCCTGATGCATAACGATCCGCAGACAGCTGAGATGCTATTGCAGAATGCTATTGGTATTTCCAAAGAGGGAATTGAAGAAATCCGCCTTACACTCAAAAATAACAAACCGCCTATGGAGCAGCTTGGGTTAAGCCGATTAAAGACAGCGGTGGAGGCATTTGGTGGCAAGACAGGATTAATGACGACAGTTGTACATGAAGGGGATATAGAGGTTATTACTCCGCTTCAATGGAGAATTATTTACGAGAACGTAAACGAATCGCTTACCAATGCGGCTAAATATGCGAAGGCGTCAGCGGTTCATATCGAAATTAAGGTTCTTAACCATTTTATCAAAGCGGTGGTGTCGGATAACGGGCAAGGCACTCCTAAGATCGTTAAGGGACTTGGCCTCGTAGGGATGGAAGAGCGAGCGGCTGCCGTGAATGGGACGATCATTGCTGATGGCAGTAACGGATTTTCAGTTACGACACTTATTCCTTATGGAACATAG
- a CDS encoding ABC transporter permease, producing the protein MNIISIALKEIKQDFRDLRTLLLMLAFPIVLMLILGSTLSNAFSNNVDLGELKVLVNDTSGNGQLSQAFTAFTKEMDKVGMKFDTLKPGMDGSREVEQGRYVDYVELKESGISLYGSSRNTIESNIVQGMLTSFTDKYNAAVAVAQIEPTKVEMVFASGNGHEYIKETSINADRLPGALDYYALVMTVMVAMWSAMSAARLIQSEVKQGTAFRLITAPVSKGEIFTGKVLGSIMINMLCILVIILFSKYVFQAYWGTHLGIVLLVLLSLVIMAISFGLAGGYLLKSGANGMMMLIVQLASIFGGAYFPIGDDTGVGIMSKIIQLSPIRVANHALTQVIYGDTLSAAWPVIGLNMTLSVLFIGVSIIMMKRREGL; encoded by the coding sequence GTGAATATCATATCGATTGCATTAAAGGAAATCAAGCAAGATTTCCGAGATCTTCGCACGTTGCTGTTGATGCTTGCCTTTCCGATTGTGCTTATGCTGATCCTTGGATCAACGTTATCGAATGCATTTAGCAACAATGTGGATTTAGGTGAACTAAAGGTACTTGTGAATGATACAAGCGGCAATGGACAGTTATCTCAGGCATTCACCGCCTTTACCAAGGAAATGGATAAGGTGGGCATGAAGTTTGATACCTTAAAGCCTGGTATGGATGGCTCGCGCGAAGTAGAGCAGGGTCGATACGTAGACTATGTGGAGCTAAAAGAAAGTGGAATATCCCTTTACGGTAGTAGCCGTAACACGATAGAAAGTAATATTGTACAGGGGATGTTGACTTCGTTTACGGATAAATACAACGCGGCCGTTGCTGTGGCCCAGATTGAACCGACCAAGGTTGAAATGGTATTTGCGAGTGGTAATGGTCATGAATATATCAAGGAGACGTCAATTAATGCCGATCGCTTACCCGGCGCCCTGGATTATTACGCTCTAGTAATGACCGTTATGGTCGCAATGTGGAGTGCAATGTCAGCCGCAAGACTCATCCAGAGCGAGGTTAAACAGGGGACGGCGTTCCGGCTAATAACAGCACCAGTAAGTAAGGGAGAGATTTTCACAGGTAAGGTTCTGGGAAGCATTATGATTAATATGTTATGTATTCTTGTTATCATCTTGTTCAGCAAGTATGTATTCCAAGCGTATTGGGGAACTCATTTGGGAATCGTGCTGTTAGTCCTACTGTCGCTAGTCATCATGGCGATCAGCTTCGGGCTGGCAGGAGGTTATCTACTAAAAAGCGGGGCAAATGGGATGATGATGCTAATTGTTCAACTAGCCTCTATCTTCGGTGGGGCCTATTTTCCAATAGGTGATGACACAGGAGTGGGCATCATGAGCAAAATAATTCAGTTGTCTCCGATTCGCGTGGCAAACCATGCTTTGACACAAGTCATTTATGGAGATACACTGTCCGCCGCTTGGCCTGTCATCGGACTGAATATGACTTTATCCGTATTATTTATTGGAGTATCGATTATCATGATGAAACGCAGGGAGGGATTGTAA